A region of Haloplanus sp. XH21 DNA encodes the following proteins:
- a CDS encoding fibrillarin-like rRNA/tRNA 2'-O-methyltransferase produces the protein MSLPDGVERRTFDGRERLATRGSPVYGEPTDGPWRLWDAGRSKLGAMLELGLDTGLAGGDAVLYLGAASGTTVSHVADVCGPTYAVEFAPRPARDLVDVAASRPTLFPLLKDARRPETYAHVVESGLDAIVQDVATRGQARVATRNRQFLAADGRLVASIKARSEDVTAEPAAVFEDALDELRTAYEILETARLDRYHDDHLAVIARPRTDD, from the coding sequence GACGTTCGACGGCCGCGAGCGACTCGCCACGCGCGGCAGTCCCGTGTACGGCGAGCCGACGGACGGCCCATGGCGCCTCTGGGACGCCGGACGGTCGAAACTCGGCGCCATGCTGGAACTCGGCCTCGACACCGGTCTCGCTGGCGGCGACGCCGTGCTCTATCTCGGCGCTGCCAGCGGGACGACCGTGAGCCACGTCGCCGATGTCTGTGGACCGACCTACGCCGTCGAGTTCGCGCCGCGGCCCGCGCGTGATCTCGTCGATGTCGCGGCGTCTCGCCCAACCCTCTTTCCGCTCCTCAAGGACGCCCGTCGGCCGGAGACGTACGCCCACGTCGTCGAGTCGGGGCTCGACGCCATCGTGCAGGACGTGGCCACTCGCGGCCAGGCCCGCGTCGCGACGCGAAACCGACAGTTCCTCGCCGCTGACGGCCGCCTCGTTGCCTCCATCAAAGCCCGCAGCGAGGACGTAACCGCGGAGCCCGCGGCCGTGTTCGAGGACGCGCTCGACGAGTTGCGGACGGCGTACGAAATCCTGGAGACGGCGCGCCTGGACCGCTATCACGACGACCACCTCGCCGTGATCGCTCGCCCCCGCACCGACGACTGA
- the tenA gene encoding thiaminase II has translation MAFTDDLQPVAETLWDDIVAHPMVSRLGDGSLDVEPFAYWVRQDYVYLIDYARVFAHGAAAAPTLERMGTFAELLHETLTTEMDLHRAYAAEFGISETDLEATEPSPTTRAYTDFLVRVAATGSFGDLVAALLPCMWGFNETAKRLEADGLPDDDRYAEWISTYAGAEFSELTAWCKDLLDEVAAEASEAERERYRDLFVTSGRYEYRFWDAAWRQESWTISPE, from the coding sequence ATGGCCTTCACCGACGACCTCCAGCCCGTCGCCGAGACCCTGTGGGACGACATCGTCGCCCACCCGATGGTGTCCCGCCTCGGCGACGGTAGCCTCGACGTCGAACCGTTCGCGTACTGGGTGCGCCAGGACTACGTGTATCTGATCGACTACGCGCGGGTGTTCGCCCACGGCGCCGCGGCGGCGCCCACGCTGGAGCGGATGGGGACGTTCGCTGAGTTGCTCCACGAGACGCTCACCACCGAGATGGACCTTCACCGGGCCTACGCCGCCGAGTTCGGCATCAGCGAGACCGATCTCGAAGCGACCGAGCCCTCGCCGACGACCCGGGCGTACACCGACTTCCTCGTCCGGGTGGCCGCCACGGGGTCGTTCGGTGACCTCGTCGCGGCGCTCCTGCCCTGTATGTGGGGGTTCAACGAGACGGCGAAGCGCCTCGAAGCCGACGGCCTTCCCGACGATGACCGCTACGCCGAGTGGATCAGCACGTACGCCGGCGCGGAGTTCTCGGAACTCACCGCCTGGTGCAAGGACCTCCTGGACGAGGTGGCGGCCGAGGCGAGCGAGGCGGAGCGCGAGCGGTATCGCGATCTGTTCGTCACGTCCGGACGCTACGAGTACCGGTTCTGGGACGCCGCCTGGCGCCAGGAGTCGTGGACGATCAGTCCCGAATGA
- a CDS encoding PadR family transcriptional regulator has product MHDLTGFQRDLLYVIAGLDEPHGLAIKEELEDYYESEIHHGRLYPNLDTLVEKGLIDKGQRDRRTNYYTLTRRGRRELEARREWEDQYVSELIEEATPA; this is encoded by the coding sequence ATGCACGACTTGACCGGCTTCCAGCGAGATCTCCTGTATGTCATCGCCGGGCTCGACGAGCCCCACGGGCTGGCGATCAAGGAGGAACTCGAAGATTATTACGAGAGCGAGATCCATCACGGGCGGCTGTACCCCAATCTCGACACCCTGGTCGAGAAGGGCCTCATCGACAAAGGGCAACGAGACCGCCGCACCAACTACTACACGCTGACGCGCCGCGGACGACGCGAACTCGAAGCCCGCCGCGAGTGGGAAGACCAGTACGTCTCGGAGCTGATCGAAGAAGCGACGCCGGCCTGA